Proteins co-encoded in one Pseudophryne corroboree isolate aPseCor3 chromosome 1, aPseCor3.hap2, whole genome shotgun sequence genomic window:
- the LOC135000719 gene encoding homeobox protein HMX2-like, with translation MSKSPDARRPLSLSFTIDSILKLNSRRSESSKPPRACIERSIAERRELLRHRGEDDAQETGLEDKRKPLFPAAGSRNCFLTSTPSLNYCIDQPEKHRPLPCRAGTPDSLEDGTPPSPDLLGKKTKLLAKKKTRTIFSKSQIFQLESTFDMKRYLSSAERACLANSLQLTETQVKIWFQNRRNKLKRQMSAELEGPVLGDPSGDIPVVYKDTSFLNRCVLPMSFPMVYHGSPIPYLCFPNPGKFYSLADGDV, from the exons ATGAGTAAAAGCCCGGATGCTCGCCGACCTCTGTCCTTGAGTTTCACCATAGACAGTATCCTCAAGTTAAACTCCAGGAGATCAGAGAGCAGCAAGCCTCCCAGAGCCTGCATAGAGAGGTCCATAGCGGAGAGGCGAGAGCTCCTCAGACACCGGGGGGAGGATGATGCACAGGAGACAGGGCTAGAGGACAAGAGGAAACCCCTATTTCCAGCAGCAG GCAGTAGGAATTGCTTTCTGACCTCCACCCCAAGCCTTAACTACTGCATCGACCAGCCTGAGAAGCACAGACCCTTGCCATGCAGGGCGGGCACTCCTGACAGCCTGGAGGATGGGACCCCCCCATCCCCTGATCTGCTGGGCAAGAAGACCAAGTTATTGGCCAAGAAGAAGACTCGCACAATCTTCTCCAAGAGCCAGATCTTCCAGCTGGAGAGCACCTTTGACATGAAGAGGTATCTCAGCAGCGCAGAGAGGGCCTGTCTGGCCAATTCTTTGCAATTGACTGAGACCCAGGTGAAAATCTGGTTCCAGAATAGAAGGAATAAACTGAAGAGACAGATGTCAGCAGAGCTGGAGGGGCCAGTACTAGGGGACCCTTCTGGGGACATCCCAGTCGTCTACAAAGACACTTCTTTTCTAAATAGATGCGTCCTTCCAATGTCCTTCCCCATGGTCTATCATGGAAGCCCCATCCCTTACCTGTGTTTCCCCAATCCGGGCAAATTTTACAGCCTTGCGGATGGAGATGTATAA